Genomic DNA from Bemisia tabaci chromosome 2, PGI_BMITA_v3:
tttgaagaacGCAAAACGCTCGCGTGActgcaattctgccgtgctaaggaaaaacgccgtatgaacattagagagttgccaaatttccttcgataaaatgatcatttttgaggataattatgaatatttttccttgaaattttcagaagttttagatcaaattacaaacaaaattatctgagaaattgatagacaaatattcaaaaattttcctaaaaattagtgatttgccaggggaaatttggcaacacctgaaggttcatatggcgtttcccctcagcacggcagaattggtcTGGGATCAATAATTGAGTCGTAAAGCCaagcaaaaaaaggagaaaaaagtttcCGTTTTAACCCGATGAAAtcaatttcctttcttttcccccttttcttcaTACGCACACGCGGAGTTCTGATTCATTACAATGTTGATGAATATCAGCATCATTTTGGACTATGCATCTGTGGTACAACCCTATAAGGCACCTAAAAACAGATACTAAGAACGCTTTAAAACGCAATACCGGATTTGCGTCAATCATTATGCGTCTAACAGTATTATTGACTGACATAAACTGATGAAGATCCAAAAAGGTGAGGCACGCGAGGCTTTGTATCATTTTGCGTGACAAGTCTCTCAgataaaatgtattttgcaaACTGATTAATTGAGAGTAATGTTTCGTCACATGATCGTTCTCGAAAGGCAAAAATATAAGGCAAAAAAAGCCTTAAGGAGGAAACTCAAATTGTTCAGTACAGCGAAAAAACCGGCTgaggccggaatttttttgtttgtttcataTTCAGTATGTTGGATGCGCGTGTtacatattcaaaaattgaaggcgctcccatTTTACGAAGACTGCACTATAGGTGATTATGGCTCCTAATgaaactattcgtgttccacggatttGCTTTTACCAACGAAGCTTAGACTATGATTATTCATGGTTTGCTCTgaataatttacatttttcggcATGTAACCCTCCAATACTTATATAAATAGTTGATAGAATGTATGTTTCGCACCGAAAAGAATCACGAAGTTAGATGGTtgcccgattttcttgaaagaccTAAAATCGTAAAATTCAATAAAGTATTTTAATGCTTTTCTATTTTCAGTGCTGCCTTCTGTTAAATACTTTTGTTGATGGCACTAAGTACCTAAGGAAAGTGTTGTGTGACCTACTGGCCctgaaaaactccaacatcctctccccctccctcaaTTGATGAAGAGAAGCCCAATAATAGggtgtgtttccgttctcaccACCCTTATCCCGTCCCTGTTTTAGCatttccgattgcaatttcgaaatttccttttgcatgCAGATGCGTCCATCTAtgagtgttactaaaccgtaaacaAGTAAACATCGAAAAATTAAATCCGAGTTGGTGTGTATTCGTtgtcactgattcaattaacaACCGGCCTGGCCCGTTGGTGTAATTTTTATACGGTAAACAGGCAAAGTCCATGGACCGGGCAACGGGGCGAAAAATTTACCCAGTTCCCGTATCGGGTAATTTTGCCGACAGGGCGTAATAGAGATACTCGTCCGCTTCAAAAACCGTTCTaggttaaaaaaatattctgtcgaaTTTTTGCCTGTTTCCGATCAATATCATTGTCATATACTCCAAATGAGAggctttgaggacaaggcgcataagtgcatgtTTATGAAAAATGGAGATATtaatgctttcaagtaaaactagtcttaatgcatactctgaaaaattcgctcctcaattctaatttttaagcatcaaaaactcaatttgaactttctttccacagTGAGGATAcgtgtgatttcgaaacttcaagtacgtatttctcgaaatagcaaaaattacacttatgcgccttgtccttcaagcccctcaaattaATATCAATTATTAGCTAACATCTTTTGTACTTATAAATTCCGGTGGTGAAAGAAGGGCAACGTACACCTTAATATTTGAATGTCATAAAACAACCGCTGATCCGGTGATCTCAACCGGATCACCAACCCAGCATGTTTATTACATATCTTCGGAGCAAAAAATGTTTAGAGGAAAACAAGTCAATGCATATAGGCGGCAAAAGTAACATTATCGTAAAAACTGACTCGTAAGTAATGAAAGTTACTAATACAGCCTTTCCCATTATTTTTAAACTGTGCTCCTACGAGAAAATGAATCATCAGGCTCTCTTGAAATTACGTGACAGAGTTCAAAATGGGTAAATATGTTCCCAAAGCTCGTTAGAAAATGCGTTTCAGTCCTCCTCTCTAGATTTTGCTGCGTTTTTACCTCAATACGCATGTTTTTCGCCGTTTGACGTCAATTTTACCTCAGCGCAATTCTAGCTAGGGATTgacagtgacgtggcgtgctttgcgattaatcgattgatctgtcatctaaacctacggaaaaggttCTATAAACAGGGACTTCGCAACGAActccttaacaatcgattcttcaccatagtttcGAAagagggaatatcgataatcgattattgacacctcgccactgatgaTTGACGtcaatccaacgaaaataacgTCATACTTCCTAGTCTTAGCTCATAACACGCCTATACACAATCGGATGACTCATCATGGCCGGATtctcctacttgccgcccatgggccgcctgtagtttgccgcccccctctcattcgtttttaaacatcaataaaaaccatttaatgaacgtgccagcgggggaagggtgcacaagacgcgtttactcgtgttgaacacatttttttgggaaagccctggcaacatcactagcaaaagttcacggaactttgcgcgaaagttaagtttcgtaaacctatctctggatggacaaggtcttccattcataagaaatgaacgaaaaaattatgaaagaacaaacataaatgtggatcaatgattataacttccgccgccgcaccgtgtttggcgcaatgcgtgaagtattcatgcattcttgtaggcgctatccgtttcacgctgaccgcagtgaccgcactttgtttattcgtgcagtcttgtaggcgctaatatgtgttaaatgccgatcgccgcgcctgagcttctccttttcatctcaagtcctcgttatcctttctctccaagtcgcgccgttctaggccaaattacgtgtttggtctctctctcaactcgacttattgaaggtgctgtctcttgtatcactaagagacgacaaaagtagaaattactattctctcaggaaatgagagatattgtcgccttttctcgtttgtaattttgtttttataaatccgattttttttatacctacactttaaaaaattgcaaaattttgccgccatgggccgcggcccatgtggccaccctcttaatccggccctgtgacTCATCAGCTGATAGATATGACCATGCAACAACCATGCCTTCCgtttttttattggtttttttttttttttaacatttgatgaacgttttgaaatttgtcaTGAAGTCCCAACTTTGTGTTCCATTCACATTTCGCTATACACTGCTCTAGCGCACTATAATTTGTATGCTAGCTTCATCATGCATGATTGTATGGTATATTACTTGAGagggtgcaaaaaaaaaaaaaaaataaaaaaataaaaaattgagcaaaCTGCGTGAAAATGCAGGAATAGTGTTCAGTGCACTCTAATAGTGGTTCTGCGTATTTATATTCATAGGTGAatattctataacaacgttaTCCTGATGTAATCGCAGTAGGTATATTGCTGGTTTTGATTTCATAATATAGCGATAAATTGCAGATGACATAATCGCGATAATTCACCGTTCGAAACGCAACTTAGCACGATCACCGTTACTTGCATGGTGAAAGGAGAGTGATTGAGTTGGATTTCCAAGGAAAGTAACTCGAAATCAATGATGttcaatcgaaagaaaaatttattcaaattcaTAGCAGCTTATttcacaacttttttttaaaagaaatcttTCGATTATTTCATTGTTATAATACTCTCATGGAATCACTACACTCATATGTAGCGTTTTGAAGTATTTAAATGAAGTTTACAAAAGGaattcaaaaatgtcaaaaagaaaatattttatagaACTTAAATGAGAGGCTTGGAACACAAGTCGCATACGCGCAGCTCTTGAAAAAGTTGagtttaatgatttcaaataaaacttgTATCTAAATAtactcggtgaaattttcaccaataaaatcgaatttttgagCATCTGAAATTTAGTCTCAACTTTTTTCTGCCATAAGGCTCCTTGTAAGTTTGGAACTTTAAACTTATATTTCTTaagatagcaaaaactgcacttatgcaccgcGCCCTGAAAGCACCCCAAAAAACGTATAACATAGTAAGAATACTTCATAGATATTtcttaaatttatattttcccATAGTTTTCTTCGAAGGGATTTAACATGAAATTTCTCGGTTTTGAATTTCATAGAATCTCGCCACCCTGCCTTCAATTGAGGACTAAAGTTTCGCACGGCCTCGGTTTCGCACAATCTCTATCAGAGAACAAttgagcaaaaattaatattagaATAAGATCAAACTTTGACTAATTGTGCcaaattatcaaattttgtgaaagttATCGACTAATTGTAACTCAAAATGCATAATGCAATTCTTTAATCGATAGAAAGTGTACAAAATGGCGGGCTGATCATAAAACTGAAAGGCATTGctgtagaaaaagaagacaaaagggatatggagggatcctattggtggaagtgggtgcgGTTGTAATGCGGACATAGAAGATCGATACTAACGGCAGACTAAACGGCAATCTACAAGAGATCCtgtagttggtccatcattaaTCCCCTTGGTCTATGAAAACCAcatatttcaaccaacaggatcgctctgTACTCCCCTTGTCTTCTTTGCTGTAGCTTTgccaatcaatttcaacaattagcccgctGACGTGCGAAATTGTAGCGCCCGCaataccgtgctaaggaagaacgccgcacgaacattcgagagttgccaaatatacatcgataaagtttttatttttgaggcaagtcatgaatacttttccttgaaattttcaggaactttaggtgaaatcgcgaacaaaattacatgagaaaattggaagcaaaatattcatatgtttaccaggaaattcgtgttttatctaaggatatttgacaacgcctggaggtatagagaaaaaaaggagctgtttgcatttcgggcatcttggaattatTTTGATGACGCAGGTCGGTACGAcgagttttatcatcgattttcttggaaatggtgtaatttaagggaaaaaaccattctttaaaaaaatgcttgaaattatataatgagttgatttaagcaaaaaaatcggacgttatggtccatttttcatacttcgaattccggatttctcTGGCCAGGTtgcaccgacctacgtcacagagtaaacaaacctcaagaagtcaagatgcaaacacctcctttttttctctatggtgtggaggttcataaggcgtttttcctcagcacggcagcaatgGCGTGGCGAgttttgcgatctatcgatattttcccatttgaagctgtagtaaatactcgattattaaggtgttcgctgcgaacaccctgtttatcgatcttttccgataggtgtaaatggcataacaatcgatatatcgcaaagcacgccacgccactgcacggcAGCGCAGGCGTCCGTGGAGCGCTCAGTGGTACGACAAGCCAACCCCTCTGGGGCCCCTGGTCTGCATGCTGTTCATAGCCCTCTCGAGTCGGACCGGTTCTTCGTTCTCCTCCTCAGGAGTGGACAGACGCAGGAACTTCCTGAAGAGATCGGCACCCTTGTTCATGAGAGACTTGCCCCCGGGGCCAGGCGCGACCTTCTGGACGACGCGATCCAGCTTATCTTCCATCTCGGCGATCGTCAGTTTCAGGTCCCTGATCCCTTGCATGACGGAGTCCATCGTGGTGGCTGACGCGAAGGGAGTCCCCGTTGATGGAGTCCGGGCGGGGTAGCACCGCGGGCTTTGGAGATGCTGCTGGGATGGTCGCTGACGGTGCGGGTGCGGCTCGGTCGAAGTAGGAGAAGGACAGAGGCTGGTGGCTCGTCTGGAAGAAGTTTTGGAGGGGCGGCGATTTCGGGGGGACGCCCACCTCGTCTTGCTTCCCTGTTGCGTTCGGGCCCTCAGCTCGGCAGCAAACTGCCAGGCTTGCCGCGACCTGACGAAGGTTAAAGAATACGCTTAAAACATCGTACATGAGAGTACGCGCATAGAATacaataccgccgtgctaaggaagaacgccgtatgaacattcgcgagttgccaaatttccctagtatttgtgacaacattcatgcatgttttccaatgaaattttcagataaaatttcagattttttttaaaaattttcagatttttgaaattttcagattttttaaattttcagagattaaaTTGAGTGCAAAATTGTATAAAAGTttgggaaaataatattcacaatttttcaagtaaattctgtttttatcggaggaaacttggcaacgtctgaaggttcatacggcgttcttcctcagcacggcagagtagagtCGCAATGTTCTGGAGCGCCGATGAGGTCGCTttttgaggctgttttgtccagtactcCTGAGACTGGTGTGCGGCGACTGGCGATGCCGTATGCGCGGGGTCCCAGCTCCGGCTTTCGCTCAGAAAATACAGGTATAAAAttgatttcataaaaattcgggagtgttgtacattttttaatttgttatgGCTTCGGTAACACAATTTGCCGAAATTCGCGGAAATAATGAGTGATTAaaacaggctcggactggccataaggccgatctgccattggcagatacgccctcTTGACGCGCCAAAAACGCGCTCCTCTGAcggatagcaaaataagaggagaaaaaaatttagaacgAGAATGTATGCAGAAAATTTCCTAAATGAACAGAAAGatagagagttaggagtaaagaaaagtgtttttacgcatgatagtggtgaacagaggttcAATAATTACTTTCTGAAGTGTAAACacttttcggtaaaattttaacctttttgttgacatacaggcgctttatcatccccctcctt
This window encodes:
- the LOC109043611 gene encoding uncharacterized protein; the protein is MSETNRLALLLWVAASLAVCCRAEGPNATGKQDEVGVPPKSPPLQNFFQTSHQPLSFSYFDRAAPAPSATIPAASPKPAVLPRPDSINGDSLRVSHHDGLRHARDQGPETDDRRDGR